DNA from Pleomorphomonas sp. T1.2MG-36:
CGATTGCCATTAGCATCCAGCAGCATGGCATGCGTCAGGGGAAGCTCGAACTGTTGGAGCGTCACCTGGCGGAGATAGTCAGTGTTGAGAGCAATGGCGAGAACGAAGACGATTGTGTTCTGACTTCGAACTGCTCTGGCCGACTGTGTGATGACTTTGTTGACGATTCTACTCGGAATGAAATCACTCCAGACCACACGGTCGGTTGCAAGCGCGTGCTTGAAATACTCGCGGTCCCCGACATAGACGCCGACGGCGCTTTTGTCGGAGGAACACTCTATGACGCCGTGCGGTCCGATGAGCGAAATGCGCTCGACCTTTTGCTGGATCCGGAGAATGCGGGCCAGGCTCTCATTGCAATTATTCGTCGACAGACTTCTCAACTCATGGCTTAGAGCAATGGTCTCAGACAGCCTTTCGACCTCGGCTCGCGCGTCAACGAACGCTGTCCGTGTTCTGGCCAGCGAAGCGGCCATACTCTTGTCGATGGCTTCGAGTTGCTGCGCCAGATCCGACCGAGTCCATATTATCTCATTGGCGATAAAGGGAACCAACCCTGCCAGCATCGCCATAAGGAGCACGATCCTCGCCCTGAGAAGGCCTACCATGAGAGTTTCCAGAGTTACACATAACTTACTTTATTCTTCAGTATTTTACAAAGTGCTAATAAATATTGAACAGCATATATATTGATCGGTAGATCTGTTGTTACCCGTCTAGGCAGGTATGGACAGAGGTGACATTCCCGACCGATGTGACACTATTAGCCTCAGCCCAGCGAAAAAAGCCCCTCACGGCTAGCGACCACGTCGTGAACAGAGGCGATGAGAGCTTGGAGTTCCGAGGCCTGAAGCGAGTTGTTTAAAACGTAGGCAGCAGCATTGGTCGCAGACATGTCGAACGTGGTGCAGTCAGCTTCCTCCGTCATGTCGTCTTCTTCCGCGCGGGTATTTCGGACCAGCTATAGTATCTTTAAGGAAATAAACATCGGTTGCATGGATCGGAGTTCTACGCAAACCTGTAGCGAGGCGAACCGTAACAGTTCGCCGAAGCGGAGGTTCCAGACATGCTCCAGTCCGAAAGATATAAGGCGGCCGTACACGAAGCCGGGCATGCGATCATGGCCGTCGCCTGCGAGTTCAAGGGTATCCGGATCGAGTTGTCCGAAGCCGACAACAGCCTTGGCAGGACGTTTTTCGATGACACACCCATCCTCTCCGAGCACGACCGTATCCGACACGTGCTTGTGGCACTTGCCGGAATGCTGACCGAACAACTGGTCACCGGCGAAGCCCCTCCCCTTGACCACACCTGGGGGCATTTTGAAAAAGCCAGGTCCCATGCGGCAGCTCTACCCGGGCATACGCCTGAGAGCCTCGTTGAAAGAGCATGGGACTATCTGAAGCATCACGTGCCGATGGGGCTGGTCGAGGAGGTGGCCATGGCAGCGATGCTCAACGACGGGCTCTCGGCCGAGGAGTTCACGGAATACACGGACCGGATCTTGCCGATCGACCTAGGATAGATTTATTGCCTGAGTTATCGGCATTCCCATCAGACCTGTTGAAGATTTATCTATTGCGACTGTAGATCGTTCAACGAAGCGTGAAACAAAGCCAGGGAAGGCAAAATACCTAATCGAATGAAAGGGTTTTCGGAGCGATGCGGTAACTCATTGTCAATGCACACGAGCTAGATTCGTTCTAGAAGTGAGGCTAAGCTATGCGCATCAAAACGAAAATCCTTTCACTTTCGGCGGCTTTCGCCATTGGTTTGGCGAGCCTTACCGGTTTAGGCGTTAACTCGATCCTTAGCTATGGCGAGATGGTCACAGAGCTCGACCACACGCATGTTCATGCGTTTCTAGGCGAGGAGCTCAATGGCATCGTCACCTCGGTCGTCGCCGACTCTCGGGGGATCTACGCGGCTGCCGACACCAAGACGGCCGAGAACTATGCCAAGGGCATAAGGGCAAGCCTCGACAAGTTGAACAAGCTTCTCGTGGAGTGGGACAACATCGCCGACGAGGGTGACAAGGCGGCGCTTTCCGAAGTTAAAACACAAGCGGCGGACTTTACAAAGTTCCGGACCGAGCTGGCGCGTCTTGGTGTGGAGGTCTCTCCGGTCGAAGCCAACAAGTTCGGAAACAACGATGAGAACCGGGCGAACCGAAAGGCGTTTCAGGCTCGCATTGATGCCCTTGTAGAGCAAAACATGGCTGACCTTAAGGTTCAGCAAGACCTCATGGAGGTGTTCGCCCGGCAAAGGGTCACAACGTTTGTCCTGCTGGCCGCCGGCGGCTCTTCGCTTCTCCTGATCTACTCTCTTTGGCTCAGCATTTTTGCCGTGTCGCGGCCGCTCGATCGTGTGGCCAATGTCGTTGGCAAGATTGCCGATGGTGCCTATCAGACTGAAATTCCCGCCGTCAGCGGGACGGATGAGATTGCGAACCTCTGGCGAGCGACCGGCAAGCTTCGGGATAAGGCTGTTGAGGCGGAACAGCTGAAGGCGGAGCAGGAAGTAAACGATGCGAAGGCAGCACAGGAACTCATTCTGGAACGCAATCGCATTGCCGATCGGTTCCAGTCCAGCATGGGCAGGCTCGCTGAGGATTTTGTGAGTGTGTCCAAGGAAGTGGCCTCGTCGGCGGAGAATCTCTCTGCAACAGCCGAAGAGACCTCACGCCAAGCTCAAGCCGTGACCGGCGCCGCCGAGGAAGCCGCGCTCAACGTCGAGGGTGTTG
Protein-coding regions in this window:
- a CDS encoding methyl-accepting chemotaxis protein; protein product: MRIKTKILSLSAAFAIGLASLTGLGVNSILSYGEMVTELDHTHVHAFLGEELNGIVTSVVADSRGIYAAADTKTAENYAKGIRASLDKLNKLLVEWDNIADEGDKAALSEVKTQAADFTKFRTELARLGVEVSPVEANKFGNNDENRANRKAFQARIDALVEQNMADLKVQQDLMEVFARQRVTTFVLLAAGGSSLLLIYSLWLSIFAVSRPLDRVANVVGKIADGAYQTEIPAVSGTDEIANLWRATGKLRDKAVEAEQLKAEQEVNDAKAAQELILERNRIADRFQSSMGRLAEDFVSVSKEVASSAENLSATAEETSRQAQAVTGAAEEAALNVEGVASATEEMTGSVQEINSQVTRSAAVALTATEEASRTEAQIRELSAAAAQIGDVVNLISAIAGQTNLLALNATIEAARAGEAGKGFAVVASEVKNLAGQTAKATEEISKKVNEIQAATSATVGSIETIVSTIATIRDLTSAIAGSVEQQGHATSEIANNTQRASVGTHEVTQNIHGVGHAAEQTGAAATQLMQLSSGLQGRATDLEREVEIFVRTLRAG